The following are from one region of the Salicibibacter kimchii genome:
- a CDS encoding homoserine dehydrogenase, translating to MHHKVALLGFGGVGQGFLKMIKEKNEALRTQYGQSIEIVSISDISKGSMHHDDGLDMDKVVSSLQEDNTLFHYVDEPGLEKGWSTLTTIKKTNANIVVELTPTDIDSGQPAIDHCRMALSSGKHVVTTNKGPVVNAYRELTQLAARNSVYFFFEGTVMSGTPALKMPTETLAGNDIQQIRGILNGTTNSMLTEMANGLPYAHALSNAQSKGYAEADPTNDIEGYDVQGKVVILANVLMGGNMTRDDIPCQGISHLTGTDIREAKREGKTWKLIGAIEKHGNQVEGYVRPEKLDNTDPLASISGATNAICYQCDLLGEVTLVGAGAGITETGYAVLNDILAIGRS from the coding sequence ATGCATCACAAAGTTGCTCTTTTAGGTTTCGGCGGTGTTGGCCAGGGGTTTTTGAAAATGATCAAAGAAAAGAATGAAGCATTGCGAACACAATATGGGCAATCCATTGAAATCGTATCGATTTCTGACATTTCAAAAGGATCCATGCATCATGACGATGGTTTGGATATGGACAAAGTCGTATCCAGTCTTCAGGAAGATAACACGCTTTTCCATTATGTGGATGAGCCGGGATTGGAAAAAGGATGGAGCACCTTAACAACGATTAAAAAAACGAATGCAAATATCGTTGTGGAACTCACCCCCACAGATATAGACAGCGGGCAGCCAGCCATTGACCATTGCAGAATGGCATTATCTAGCGGAAAACACGTGGTTACGACGAATAAAGGGCCGGTAGTAAATGCCTATCGGGAATTGACACAGTTAGCCGCAAGAAATAGTGTTTATTTCTTTTTCGAGGGAACGGTTATGAGTGGGACACCTGCCTTAAAAATGCCAACGGAAACATTGGCCGGCAACGATATACAGCAGATACGCGGCATTTTAAACGGGACCACAAACAGCATGCTCACTGAGATGGCAAACGGTCTTCCTTATGCGCATGCTCTTTCAAATGCTCAATCGAAAGGCTATGCGGAAGCTGATCCAACCAATGATATCGAAGGATATGATGTCCAGGGAAAAGTCGTTATTCTTGCGAATGTTCTTATGGGAGGAAACATGACGAGAGACGACATTCCGTGTCAAGGGATTTCTCATTTAACGGGAACAGACATTAGAGAAGCAAAGAGGGAAGGGAAAACATGGAAACTTATCGGTGCCATCGAAAAACATGGTAACCAAGTGGAAGGGTATGTTCGCCCGGAAAAATTGGATAACACAGACCCCCTCGCAAGTATTTCGGGAGCGACAAATGCCATTTGTTATCAATGTGATTTATTGGGTGAAGTGACACTTGTAGGTGCTGGCGCTGGGATCACCGAAACCGGATACGCAGTGCTTAATGACATCCTTGCCATTGGCAGGAGTTAA
- a CDS encoding FUSC family protein produces the protein MNWATLCRRLLKMGVSTGLSIAVCLHLHLSPLFAVIAVVLAWEPWGNDAVRNGWTRLLSAFIGAGFALLFFYTLGAHPVIYACITVLTLAVCYYVNLGKFRAIASVTAIAILPTMAGAELYEYITRVMSTLVGIILSSTLNMALYMIVSMAAMKQKKRKMLTPGP, from the coding sequence TTGAATTGGGCAACCTTGTGTAGACGACTTTTAAAAATGGGGGTAAGCACCGGTTTGAGTATTGCCGTTTGCCTGCACCTACACCTTTCTCCCCTATTTGCCGTCATTGCTGTGGTTCTCGCCTGGGAACCCTGGGGGAACGACGCGGTTCGAAACGGGTGGACGCGTTTGCTTTCTGCTTTTATAGGTGCCGGATTTGCTTTGTTGTTCTTTTATACCCTCGGTGCGCATCCAGTCATTTACGCCTGTATCACCGTCCTCACACTCGCTGTTTGCTATTATGTAAACCTCGGCAAGTTTAGGGCGATCGCTTCCGTTACCGCCATTGCAATACTGCCGACGATGGCCGGCGCAGAGCTTTACGAATACATCACGCGCGTAATGAGCACGTTAGTCGGTATCATCCTCTCGTCGACCCTAAACATGGCCCTATATATGATAGTATCAATGGCGGCCATGAAACAAAAGAAGCGAAAAATGCTGACGCCAGGGCCTTGA
- the kapB gene encoding sporulation phosphorelay system protein KapB, producing the protein MIIQGKYKTGVYVGEKIEEKGDRTLIKVLAVLKHPLQGDLHQGFDTNVPLFHERNALAQYEKTWVPTATVQAYHEEIPGYKESLRSALDEEMEKMKARNDAFGNEALKSLEKLETRYKFD; encoded by the coding sequence ATGATTATTCAGGGAAAATATAAAACCGGGGTATATGTCGGAGAAAAAATAGAAGAAAAAGGGGATCGTACATTAATAAAAGTGCTGGCCGTCCTAAAACATCCCTTGCAAGGGGACCTGCACCAAGGTTTTGATACGAATGTTCCGCTATTTCATGAGAGAAATGCGCTCGCTCAATATGAAAAAACGTGGGTACCAACGGCAACTGTACAAGCCTACCATGAGGAAATCCCTGGCTATAAAGAAAGCTTGCGGTCGGCCCTAGATGAAGAAATGGAAAAAATGAAAGCACGAAATGATGCATTTGGAAATGAAGCGCTTAAAAGTTTAGAAAAACTTGAAACAAGATATAAATTTGACTAG